Genomic DNA from bacterium:
CAGGCGATGCCTGCGACACGGATCTTGACGGAGACGGTGTCGAAAATGAGGGAGATTGCGATTGTCGGAGCCCCAACGTATTGGGCCCTCCTGCGGGCAGCGATGTCTGTCTTGCGCCTGGCGCCAATCCCAATGTGAACCCGAACACCAACATTCCACTTGATACCGGCGGCGGTTGCAGCCTCATGCCTCAAGGAAAGGCTGGGATCCCGGCGCCGTGGACAGTGATAAGACGGGCGGCGGGTTATTTTAATTTTTAACTAGTCGAAAATAGTCTTCGCTTCTTTTTATTTGGTTCAAACCAGTCTGGGGATGGAACTCTGCATGTCACCCCAAGCCTGTTCGAGTATCTCGCTCGGAATGCCAGGAGCCAATTTGGGGGGCTGGCGTAAAGTCGAGAGTCCTTGGCCAACCAAGGTCGCGACCATCGCCCGGCTCGAGACGCCGCACTTCGCCAGAACGGACTCCACCTGTCGCCGGACGGTGTGCACTGAAAGGCCCAATATCGCCGCAATGTCGAGGTTAATCTTGCCTTGGGCAATGAATCCAGCGATCTCGCGCTCGCGTGGCGTCAGCGAAAACTTGCCGAGCCCGCAACCCAGACTTGACACGCTGGGTTCGATGGCAGCATGGGCGGCGCCGACGACTCGGAAGAGCGGCATGAGCTTGTCGAGATCAGAGGGCTTGAAGACACCGCCCTCGCGATTGAGGTGAATGACCCCGGACACCACTCCCCCGAAATGGATCACGGCGACGACTTGTCCCCTAATTCCGTTGTCGCGAAGGATCTCATTGAAGAAAGGGCTTCTATTACGTTCGCTGAAGGAGAAAACTTCGGTGTCGACGTAAGCTCCGTATTGTCGGCGGGATACCTGGAAGGCTCGTTTTAGCTCCTTGCGGTAACCGGGATTGCTCAAATAGACCTTGATGTAATGGGGTGGGGCCGAGAAGAAATCATCGGTGTAGGAAGCGAAGGCGGCGTGGTCGAAGCCGACGAGGCGGCCGGCATACTCCATGGCTCGGGTCCGCAACTGCCGGGCATTGCCATGTTCAAATGATTCACCGAGAAAATGTAGGGCAAGCCGCGCGCTGTCCACCGTCACCGAGCCTCCTTGCTATGTCTAAAATAACACGGCGACTCGTAAAAGGTAAAAAAGGGGGGAGAACTGTCCGATTTTCCATGGTGCTTCTCAGTCTCCCCGCGCCTATTCCCCCAAATCCCCCCTGTTACCAGCTATTTAGCGAATTAACTTGCCGATGGCGGAACCGGTCGCTCCGGGATCCATAAAAGTGAAGTAAATTGTGTCATCGGCGACCATCAGGTGAATGTGGTGTTCATGGGGCCCGCCGAGGTCCGGTGAATGCTCGGTAAGCAGACGCATTTCTCCCGAACAATCAGAATTCACCGAGTAACTGCCGCTGTTGGGGACGTTCCTTTCGATGATTCCGCCAATCACATCGACCCCAGTCGGCAGAACCACTTTCCCCTTACCATCGAAGATTCCGAGATTCTGGAAATTGACCGGGATCGCTTGCCCCAGGACGAAAGGCAATGCCGTGCCCGGCGGCACGAAGGACCCCGAGCCCTGGATGGCCCATGCGCCCTGCACCGTCCGGTTAGAGCAACCCAGGCCGTGGTTGCCGTTGGAAGTTGCCACCTGGGCGGAAGCTGGTCGATTTCCGATGGCCAGCAGCAATGCAAGAAATCCGATTCGGATCAAAACTCTCATAACGCCTCCTTTGGTGAATGAATGGAATTTTGAGGAAACGGTAAGGGCGAGCCTCACGAGTCACAATAGGGCATATGACCTATCTGCTTCGCGGCTT
This window encodes:
- a CDS encoding LuxR C-terminal-related transcriptional regulator, whose protein sequence is MEYAGRLVGFDHAAFASYTDDFFSAPPHYIKVYLSNPGYRKELKRAFQVSRRQYGAYVDTEVFSFSERNRSPFFNEILRDNGIRGQVVAVIHFGGVVSGVIHLNREGGVFKPSDLDKLMPLFRVVGAAHAAIEPSVSSLGCGLGKFSLTPREREIAGFIAQGKINLDIAAILGLSVHTVRRQVESVLAKCGVSSRAMVATLVGQGLSTLRQPPKLAPGIPSEILEQAWGDMQSSIPRLV